The following is a genomic window from Candidatus Liberimonas magnetica.
GGTATGCGGTTTGTTTTCTCTCTTGAGGAGTCATCCTAAGATGTGTTTCAAGCCCCAGGTCTATCCTGTCCATAGCTTCCGACAGGTCATCCATATCAACTGCTTCCTTTTTATTCCTTGTGGCGATCAAGGTCGCTTCTTTCACTATATTTTCTATGTCAGCAGGCGACTTATATACTGTTCTTCTTGCCAGCCTGCCTATGTCCACACTTATTTCATTGTATTTTATTTTGGCAAGATAGTATTTGAACAGGTCTTCTCTTTCAGGAAGGTTAGGATAGGTTATGTATATTTTCCTGTCAAATCTACCGGGCCTGAGCATAGCCTTATCCAGAACGTCCTCCGAGGCATTTGTAGCACCTATGACTATAACATTATGTTTTGCACTGTCCAGTCCGTCAAGTTCAACAAGTATCTGGTTCTGCGTGCTGTTTGTCTCCTGCCCCCCTCCCATATAGGAAAAAGTCCTTTCCCTTCCTATTACATCAAGTTCATCGATAAATACAATGCATGCGCCTTCTGCATAAGCATACTGCCTTGCTTTGTTAAAAAGTTTTCTCACCCTTGATGCTCCTACCCCTACAAAAATCTCTACGAACTCGCTTCCTGCCATAGACAAAAAAGGAATACCCGATTCAGTAGCTATAGCTTTTGCAAGCAATGTCTTTCCGCAGCCCGGAGGCCCTATCAAAAGCAGCCCCTTGATAACTTTTCCTCCGATTTTCCTGACGTTTGCCCGGTCTTTAAGAAGCTTCACAACCTCCAGGGCTTCTTTCTTGGCCCCTTCAAGCCCTATTACATCCTTGAATTTTATATTAATATCCTGTGTGCTAATTTTTGTTTTCTTCATTTTGGAAAAACCGTCCCTGAAAAACATCAGGTAGAAAAAAACAAAAATAAATGCATTTACTCCGGCAAGCAGAAGCTGTATAGGCATGGTAGCAAGTGTCAGATTCCTATAAAACGATTCTAATGAATTTAAGCCAACAATTGCAAGGATTACAAGTAAAATTACACTTATTGTTACAACAATCATAACCCAGTGTTCCATAAAAAAAACTTTAATTTTTCTCATTTTATCTCCCTAAATCAGACTACAGACCAGAGACTTCAGACTAGAGACTAAAAACTTAAGACTTTAGTCTGTGGTCTGCGGTCTGTAGTCTGATATCAGTTATTGCGTTGTCCAACGTATATGGTCAATTATAAAAACCCTATTTGTCTGAGCACCTATATGTGAGCCAAGCGCAGATGCTATAAACATGTCTTTCATTTGTGATAAATCTAAAGTAGGTTCAGCGGCTTTTAAATCGCTGATAGGTATCGCAACTGGCTGAAAAGAACTTCCGTTAGGTGTTGCATAACTTGATATAAATTTCTTTGCTGAATTAGTACCGCTATTAGTGTTATTAGAACGTATTCCAATCTCTATATCATAATCAGTCATTATATCAAAACGCAGGTACCCGCTTGAATATGCCGACATGTCCTTTGAAGTATTTTCTGATACAAACCATCCAGTATAGCCCCCTGCTACAACTGAAAAAACGGCTTTAAAAGCCTGCAGGCCTTCGCTGGAAAGAGATGTTACACTTAATATTATTAAGCTTACTCCGTCGTCAAATGTTCCCGGCGCACTCAGGTCTGTAGAAAATTGGTCAGAATATATTATATACGATCCTGCAGTAGAACCTGAGCTTGCCGTTACATTAAGAGCTACATTAGCAACCACAGAACTATAGGATGCATATATCTTGCCGTTTCCAGGGCTGCTGCCTGCCTTAAAGACCGTAGATCTTCCGCTTGACGGAGTAAACGTCCCTAGATTTTTATCTACACTCCAGACAGGGTTACCATTAACATCATTAGACTGGGCACTTCTACACACAGCTTTTAAATTTACTGAGTTCCCGGAATATATATTTACCGCTGTAGCAGGGTCTATGGCAATAGAAAAAGTATTATCACTTAGCCGGTCTCTCTTTTTTTCACATGCAGACGCTATAAATATAAATATCATCAAAAATGCTATAAGTTTTCTCATTTAAAACCTTTAGAATTTCTTTGTATAGGTTAAAGAACACCCCGATCTTGAATAATCGAGAAAGAACCCGTTTTTTCTTTCAAGGACGGTATTATTTTGGGAATTACCGCCGTTGGCCAATGCGTCTATTATGCTATAAACCCAAATGCCGATGCCAAAGTAAGAGACATTCTTTGCCTGATTGAATTTAGTTTCATAATCCGAATACAACGGATCATTTTTAATACCTTTTTTTGCATAATCGGTATAGACATCATCTGCTTCTACATAAAGCATAGACGAATAGGCAAAAGTTGCCAGTGCCAGGCCGCATATTATATAGCCTTTTGTTTTTTGATTGTTATAAACCTGGCCCCAGCCCGGAAAAAACATGGATCGGATCCCTGCATTTGCAGGAGTTTTTTTACTTATATCAATTATGACTTGCCCTGCAAATGACATGCCCGAAAAAAAAGTTGTGCATAAAACAGCTAAAATGATTTTTCTAAAATTTATTTTCATAAAATTAATGCGTTAATTTAATGTCGTCAATAAATACAGTCCCGCCATTACCCACAACTGTATTAGGAGACACGCCCTCATTGTATTTTAATACGATCTTTACAAAATCTTTTATGGCTGTCATATTTCCTGTAATATTGAATTCATATTTCTGCCAGCTGGAAGTTACAGGCGCAAGATCAGAGCTCATCCAGGCATCAGTACCGCTTAAGGAGGTATCGGTTCCGTTGTTCCCTTCAAGCCTCAGGTAAACAAAGGTGTTTAAATCCCCTCTTGCCCAGAAGGATATCTTTGTATAAGTCCCGCCCGAAATGTCTCTTGTAGCTGTCAGATAGCTGTTAACATCTTTACTTGCTGTTAAGCTAAAACCGCAATAATCGTGTTCCAAGCCCGGAGTTGCACCGTAGGCATACACATCCTTGCCGTTCCATGAATACTTAAGGCATTTTGAACCGCTATGAGGATTATCGCGGCAGTTAAAATCCAGCACCTGGTTATCAAGAG
Proteins encoded in this region:
- a CDS encoding DUF5683 domain-containing protein; its protein translation is MKINFRKIILAVLCTTFFSGMSFAGQVIIDISKKTPANAGIRSMFFPGWGQVYNNQKTKGYIICGLALATFAYSSMLYVEADDVYTDYAKKGIKNDPLYSDYETKFNQAKNVSYFGIGIWVYSIIDALANGGNSQNNTVLERKNGFFLDYSRSGCSLTYTKKF
- a CDS encoding AAA family ATPase gives rise to the protein MRKIKVFFMEHWVMIVVTISVILLVILAIVGLNSLESFYRNLTLATMPIQLLLAGVNAFIFVFFYLMFFRDGFSKMKKTKISTQDINIKFKDVIGLEGAKKEALEVVKLLKDRANVRKIGGKVIKGLLLIGPPGCGKTLLAKAIATESGIPFLSMAGSEFVEIFVGVGASRVRKLFNKARQYAYAEGACIVFIDELDVIGRERTFSYMGGGQETNSTQNQILVELDGLDSAKHNVIVIGATNASEDVLDKAMLRPGRFDRKIYITYPNLPEREDLFKYYLAKIKYNEISVDIGRLARRTVYKSPADIENIVKEATLIATRNKKEAVDMDDLSEAMDRIDLGLETHLRMTPQERKQTAYHEAGHAVALYFLHPTDDVFKVTIKSRGQALGMVTHNPREELHTFNRDKLVADITVAVSGFIAEKLYCGTTSTGVSSDFQKATTIAHSMVWRLGMGSSKIIGDFTAIPESQISNMLKEKLNEDTLAIINDSLKKVETFLKKEWKLVEALANELLEKDELDYDNIEAVFKVHGKQKDPSQLL